The nucleotide sequence TCGTAAAAACCAAGCACCGAGAAATCAATAAGAATCACCAACACAAAGAAAAGGGCTGTCAACCTTCAAAGCGGTTGATAGCCCTTTTTCTCATTCTTCTGCCTCTTTTGTTTCAATTTCCTATTGAAATCGTTATAATAGTGGAATATAAACGTTTATTTGTTCACACAAAGGAAAAATTAAAGGCAAACAGCTTGGAATGAAGGTAGGGGAAAATCATGGCGATTCCCACAGAAGGTGAATCCATCCAAATCCACAGTTATAAACATGACGGGCATATTCATCGTATTTGGGAAGAGACCATAGTCTTAAAAGCAACGAATAATCTTGTGATTGGCGGCAATGATCATACGGTTGTCACAGAGTCAGATGGACGGACTTGGATTACGAGGGAACCTGCTATCTGTTATTTCCATGCCAGGCAGTGGTTTAATGTCATTGGTATGTTGAGAACGGACGGCATCTATTATTATTGCAATATTAGCTCTCCATTCGTATACGATCGGGAAGCGCTCAAATATATTGACTATGATCTCGATGTAAAAGTATTTCCGGATATGTCATATATTTTGCTGGATGAGGATGAGTACGAACAGCACAGCAGAAGAATGAATTACCCGGAAGTAATTGATAAAATTTTGAGGCGCAATGTTGATCACTTGATTCAATTGATCCGTCAGCGTCAAGGTCCGTTTTCACCAAATTTTATCGATAAGTGGTACGGAAAGTATTTGACGCACCGAGGCTGATATCTCAATAAAAAGAGACGGCGCCTGTTGAGTTTTCAACAGGTTTTTTCTTATTTTGATTAGAGGGGGAACAGGATTGGATGCAATTAAACGCTACATGCAATTTGTAAGGCCGTACTTCTGGCAAATTATAGGTACTTTGCTGATCGGTATTATAAAGTTTGGGATTCCCTTATTAATTCCGGTGCTTATCAAGTATGTAATTGATGACATTGTGGGCAACGGAGCGATGTCAACAGCAGAAAAACAGCACCAACTGCTGGTGGTCTTGGGCAGCATGCTTATTTTATTTGTGGTGTTACGCCCGCCGATCGAATATTATCGGCAATATTTTGCCCAATGGACAGGCAGTAAAATCCTTTATGATATTCGTGACCGTTTATTTTCACACATTCAAAAGCTCAGCTTCAAGTATTATGCCAATACGCGGGCTGGAGAAGTCATTTCAAGGGTTATCAATGATGTAGAACAAACCAAAAATTTCGTCATCACCGGATTAATGAACGTTTGGCTGGATGGAGCAACGATTTTAATAGCTGTGATCATCATGCTGACAATGGATGTAAAATTAACAATCGTCTCACTCATTGTTTTTCCATTCTATGGCCTATCTGTCCGTTATTTTTTTGGAAACCTGCGCAAGCTGACGAGAACACGTTCTCAAGCATTAGCTGAAGTGCAGAGTTATTTACATGAACGAGTACAGGGGATGTCCGTGATCAAAAGTTTTGCAATTGAGGATTATGAGCAAACTCAGTTTGAAGTGCAAAACAAAAACTTTTTAACAAAAGCGCTGGATCATACGCGCTGGAATGCAAAAGCATTTGCGGTTGTGAATACCATTACCGATATTGCACCGCTTCTCGTTGTTGGCTACGCTGGATATCAAGTGATCCACGGTGAATTAACGGTCGGAACCATGGCGGCATTTATCGCTTACGTTGACCGCTTGTATAATCCGCTGCGTCGGCTTGTTAATTCGTCTACGACGATGACGCAGGCGATTGCTTCAATGGACCGCGTATTTGAACTGCTCGATGAGAAATACGATATTACTGACAGAGAAGATGCCAGAGATGTAGGCGATGTAAAAGGACATATCGTTTTTGAAAATGTTCATTTTGCCTATGATAAAGACGAGGAAGAAGTTCTGCATAATATCCAATTAGATGTGAAAGCTGGGGAAACCATTGCTCTTGTCGGCATGAGCGGTGGCGGGAAATCTTCGCTCGTCAGTTTAATTCCCCGCTTTTACGATGTGACATCCGGGCGGATTTCATTGGATGGAACAGATATCCGTGATTTTAAAGTGCGTGATTTAAGAGACCATATAGGAATGGTACTGCAAGATAATATCTTATTCAGTGAGTCAGTGAAAACAAATATTTTGCTGGGGAAACCCGATGCTACAGAAGAAGAAATAATAGCAGCGGCTAAAGCAGCGAATGCCCATGATTTTATCGTCAATCTGCCGCAAGGATATGATACAAAGGTAGGGGAAAGAGGAGTGAAGCTCTCTGGAGGGCAGAAACAGAGAGTGGCTATTGCGCGGGTGTTTCTAAAGAACCCGCCAATCCTTATATTAGATGAGGCCACTTCAGCATTAGATCTAGAAAGTGAGCATTTAATCCAAGGAGCAATGGAAAAGCTGGCAAAAGATCGGACGACCTTTATCGTTGCTCACCGCTTGTCGACGATTACTCATGCCGACCGCATCGTATTAATCGAACATGGCCAAATTGTAGAAAGCGGCTCTCATGACGAATTAATGAGAAAAAAAGGAGGATATCACCGCCTTTTTCAAGTGCAACAGCTGGATAATTAGTCTAGGTCTGAAGGGGGAACCCTTCAGGCTTTTTTTTATATCTAAATAATATATTTTCAAAATATGGATAGACTTTCAAAAAAATAGTTGTTACAATATTCTTAAATTTAGAAAAAGAGTAATAATTTTGTAAAAACATTTCATAGATAAAAGGGGGATAAGTTGTGACTACTCCTGTGCTAGATGTAAAAAATTTAAAAACCTCCTTCTTCACTGATGACGGGCCATTAACAGTTGTAAATGAAGTGGATTTTCATGTAAACGCTGGAGAAGTTCTCGGCATAGTCGGTGAATCAGGGTGCGGAAAAAGCGTCACCTCTTTATCCATTATGGGTCTTGTTCCTGCTC is from Bacillus sp. PK3_68 and encodes:
- a CDS encoding DUF402 domain-containing protein; the encoded protein is MAIPTEGESIQIHSYKHDGHIHRIWEETIVLKATNNLVIGGNDHTVVTESDGRTWITREPAICYFHARQWFNVIGMLRTDGIYYYCNISSPFVYDREALKYIDYDLDVKVFPDMSYILLDEDEYEQHSRRMNYPEVIDKILRRNVDHLIQLIRQRQGPFSPNFIDKWYGKYLTHRG
- a CDS encoding ABC transporter ATP-binding protein codes for the protein MDAIKRYMQFVRPYFWQIIGTLLIGIIKFGIPLLIPVLIKYVIDDIVGNGAMSTAEKQHQLLVVLGSMLILFVVLRPPIEYYRQYFAQWTGSKILYDIRDRLFSHIQKLSFKYYANTRAGEVISRVINDVEQTKNFVITGLMNVWLDGATILIAVIIMLTMDVKLTIVSLIVFPFYGLSVRYFFGNLRKLTRTRSQALAEVQSYLHERVQGMSVIKSFAIEDYEQTQFEVQNKNFLTKALDHTRWNAKAFAVVNTITDIAPLLVVGYAGYQVIHGELTVGTMAAFIAYVDRLYNPLRRLVNSSTTMTQAIASMDRVFELLDEKYDITDREDARDVGDVKGHIVFENVHFAYDKDEEEVLHNIQLDVKAGETIALVGMSGGGKSSLVSLIPRFYDVTSGRISLDGTDIRDFKVRDLRDHIGMVLQDNILFSESVKTNILLGKPDATEEEIIAAAKAANAHDFIVNLPQGYDTKVGERGVKLSGGQKQRVAIARVFLKNPPILILDEATSALDLESEHLIQGAMEKLAKDRTTFIVAHRLSTITHADRIVLIEHGQIVESGSHDELMRKKGGYHRLFQVQQLDN